Within the Emticicia oligotrophica DSM 17448 genome, the region TGTTATTGGTCATTAGTTATCTTTTTGATTTTAAAAGCTAACTTTTCTCAAATAACATTCAATCAATTTCCCGATATCAGAATTCTTTATTAATCTCAGAATATTTTCAAATTTCTATATACAAATGCAAGTTATCAACGCAGTAGGTAGAAGAAAAACAGCCGTAGCTCGTATCTATATGAAAGCGGGAAATGGTGAAGTTTCTATAAATGGAAAAGGTTTGAAGGAATACTTCCCTTCAGAAATTCTTCAAATTATCTTAAATCAACCGTTCAATACAACAAGCACGGCTGGTCAATACGATCTTAAAGTAAACGTAAGTGGTGGTGGTATTGCTGGACAAGCTGAAGCTGTTCGTATGG harbors:
- the rpsI gene encoding 30S ribosomal protein S9, yielding MQVINAVGRRKTAVARIYMKAGNGEVSINGKGLKEYFPSEILQIILNQPFNTTSTAGQYDLKVNVSGGGIAGQAEAVRMAISRALCEANAENRPALKKEGFLTRDARMVERKKPGRRKARKRFQFSKR